In the genome of Physeter macrocephalus isolate SW-GA chromosome 20, ASM283717v5, whole genome shotgun sequence, one region contains:
- the LOC112064211 gene encoding small integral membrane protein 30-like, translating to MISVSTQLFLVLFSLLSVLPVVEAVEAGDAIALLLGVVLSITGICACLQVYAPKRNGRM from the coding sequence ATGATCTCAGTTTCAACACAATTGTTCCTAGTTCTCTTTTCATTGCTTTCGGTGCTGCCTGTTGTTGAAGCAGTAGAAGCCGGAGATGCAATCGCTCTCTTGCTCGGTGTGGTTCTCAGCATTACAGGCATTTGTGCTTGTTTGCAGGTGTATGCACCAAAGAGAAACGGACGGATGTGA
- the LOC112064202 gene encoding collagen alpha-1(I) chain-like, translated as MGAATSVREKQGTGPESGEAKGRAPRVRRLPESPRPRNNGASVTRSRGRRRGAEQGAAPRRGRPGAGGVRGPRALRRAPGRAGPEGRSGRVGPGRGQAGGPGPGRALCRAPSLAPSPALSFPSRPQVPPHSPAPPHSSKPRAQLPQPPGRAPSQPPPPRHRPRLAPGQGPARCSVPQLRRRTRPPRRSLAALREWNREAGLRPGPLRESGDLQTTEHCPLLNCGVTHVDNPSMSFRSPSLGLLQGPGLPHLHSDAFS; from the coding sequence ATGGGGGCTGCCACCAGCGTGAGGGAAAAGCAGGGCACCGGGCCAGAAAGCGGCGAGGCGAAGGGCCGCGCTCCGAGGGTAAGGCGGCTCCCAGAGAGCCCAAGGCCAAGAAACAATGGCGCGAGCGTGACGCGGAGCCGGGGGCGTCGCCGCGGTGCGGAGCAAGGGGCTGCTCCGAGGCGGGGACGACCTGGGGCTGGAGGCGTGCGGGGTCCGCGAGCTCTCAGGCGGGCGCCCGGACGAGCGGGGCCTGAGGGGCGTAGCGGCCGAGTAGGGCCGGGGCGGGGGCAAGCGGGGGGCCCAGGCCCAGGTCGCGCGCTCTGCCGCGCACCCTCCCTCGCTCCCTCGCccgccctctccttcccctcccgccCGCAGGTCCCGCCGCACTCACCAGCCCCACCGCACAGCAGCAAACCCAGAGCGCAACTGCCGCAGCCGCCTGGGCGTGcgccctcccagcccccgccgCCCCGGCACCGCCCCCGGCTCGCGCCCGGCCAGGGACCAGCGCGCTGTTCCGTCCCCCAGCTCCGCCGCAGAACCCGGCCTCCGCGACGCTCCCTGGCCGCGCTGCGGGAGTGGAACCGCGAGGCGGGCCTGCGTCCCGGTCCCTTGCGTGAGTCTGGGGATCTTCAAACAACAGAACATTGCCCACTGCTGAACTGTGGGGTGACGCACGTTGACAACCCTTCCATGTCCTTTAGGTCTCCATCCCTGGGCCTTCTGCAGGGCCCTGGACTACCTCACTTACACTCCGACGCTTTCTCTTAG